The window CTCGGTCGGGTGGAAGAGGTCGAACTCGCCGCGATCGCCGGCCCGGCCGGCGTTGATCTCCGGGACCGTCCGGGAGTCGGCGCAGGCGGCCGCCACCCGCTCGCGGTGGGCGTCGGTCGTGAGCCCGCGGAGCGCGGGGTGATTCTCCACGAGGTCGACGTGCGCGAGCACGTCGAACAGCTCCGATTCGACGAGCGAGACAACCGCGTCGTAGTAGTCGTCGACGAACGCGCGGCGCTCGGCGTCGCTCGCGTCGGCGAACGACTCGAACGGGAACACCTGCTTCCCGGCGACGTAGTGGACGCTCCCCAGCGCGTAGTCGAAGTCGGCGTCGTCGAGGAACGCCTCGATCGCGGGCTCCAGCCCGGGCTCGTAGTCCATCTCGACCGCGTCGTAGAGCGTCAGGTCGGTGCGGTCGGCGGCGAGCGCGAGCGCCTCGCGGCGCCGCTCGTGCGTGCGGTCGAAGTTGCGGTTCCACAGCAGCCGCTCGTCGCGCCACGCCTCGCTCAGGCTGCAGTGGTCGGCGAAGCCGACGGCGTCGAGCCCCGCCGCCTCGGCGGCGTCGACCATGAGCGGGATCCCGGAGCCGTCGGAGTAGGACGTGTGCGCGTGGACGTCGGCGGTCACGCGTACACGGAGGGGCCGGAGCGGCCTAAGCCCGTCGCGGGCGCGGGAGACGACGAGCGGCGCGCTCCCCCGTCGCACTCGAACCGAAGCCGTTTGGTTCGGGGGCCGGGATGGGTCCGTATGAACACGCTTCGCGTGACGGGCGGCCGGGTGCTCCGTCCGGACGGCGCCGTGACCGAGTCGGACGTGACGGTCGACCGCGACGGGGGGACGGTCCTCGCGGTGGGCGACGAGACGGGGGGCGTCGCCGACGAGAACGTCCCATCGAGCGCCGACGAGACCCTCGACGCCGAGGGCTCGCTCGTGATCCCCGGGCTCGTCAACGCGCACACGCACGTCGCGATGACGCTGCTCCGCGGGTACGCCGACGACAAGCCGCTGGACGCGTGGCTGCGGGAAGACATCTGGCCGGCGGAGGCCGAGCTGACGCCCGACGATATCGAGGCCGGCGCCGCGCTCGGCGCGCTGGAGATGATCCGCTCCGGGACGACCGCGTTCGCGGACATGTACTTCGCGATGGACCGGGTGGCCGACGTCGTCGACCGCGCCGGCCTGCGCGCGCGGCTCGGCCACGGCGTCGTGACGGTCGGGAAAGAGGAGGCCGACGCCCGCGCCGACGTCGAGGAGAGCCTCGCGGTCGCCCGCGAGCTCGACGGCGCCGCCGACGGGCGGATCCGGACCGCGTTCATGCCGCACTCGCTGACCACGGTGGGCGAGGAGCTCCTGCGCGAAGGGGTCGCCGAGGCGCGGGCGGCGGGCGTCCCGGTCCACCTCCACGCGAACGAGACGACCGACGAGGTCGACCCGATCGTCGACGAGCGCGGGGAGCGCCCGATCGCGTACGCGGCCGACATCGACGCGCTCGGCCCGGACGACTTCTTCGCGCACGGCGTCCACCTCGACGACGACGAGATCGACCGGCTCGCCGACGCCGGGACCGCGGTCGTCCACTGCCCGGCCTCGAACATGAAGCTCGCGAGCGGGATGGCCCCCGTCCAGCGGCTCCGCGAGGCGGGCGTCACGGTCGCGCTCGGCACCGACGGGGCGGCCTCGAACAACGACCTGGACGTCTTCGACGAGATGCGCGACGCCGCCATGCTCGGGAAGCTCGCCGCGGACGACGCCGCGGCGGTCCCGGCCGAGGCGGTCGTGGAGATGGCGACCGCGGCGGGCGCGGACGCCCTCGGCCTCCCCGGCGGCCGGATCGAGCCGGGCGCGGCCGCCGACCTCGCCGTCGTCGACCTCGACGCCCCGCATCTCACGCCCGTCCACGACCCCGTCTCCCACCTCGCGTACGCGGCGCGCGGGAGCGACGTCCGGCACACGGTCTGTGACGGCGAGGTCCTCATGCGCGACCGCGAGGTCCTGACGCTCGACGCCGACGCGGTTCAGGAGCGCGCCGCCGAGGCCGCCGCCGCCCTCGTCGCCCGCGTCGACGGCGGCGACGGTTTATAAACGAGCGCCGGCGCCGACGCGGCTCGCTCCGCGGAGATCGGTCCGACTCGCCGCCGACGGGTCAAGCGCGACCGGAGCGCGTCCGAAGCGCGCGCGAGCCGCGAGCCGACCCGAACCGCCGCAAAGACGACCCCGATTCGCGGCGATCAACCGCGCAGTCGCCCCGATCGACGAAACAGGCGGTAGAGAGCCGTTAAGTCGGATAAAATCCGAATTAAACCGGCTTAACCGAACTCCCTTTTTATATGGTAACGGCGGCTGGACTCGAGTGGACATGAAAGGACGCACGACAGCAGTTCTGCTGGTCGCGGTCGTCGCGCTCGGCGCGATGGCCGGCGTCGCGGCCGCCGACGGTCACCTCAACGTGAGCGTCGAGACGGACGACGCGGAACCGACCGTTAATGTGACCGACGAGAACGGCACCGCCGTCGAGAACGCCACCGTGGTCGTGAGCGTCGTCGACGCGGAGAACGAATCGTACGCGGGAGCGGGCGAGTACGAGACGGACGCGAACGGCACCGTCGATCTCCCCGCCCCCGAGGAGGACGTGACGGTCGAGGTGACCGTCGCCTCCGGGAACGACACCGCCTCCACGACGGTCGATCTCGAGGCGCCCGACGGCCTCGAGCTCGGCGTTGAGAACACCGATGGCGAGCCCGTCGTCACGGTCACCGACAACGACACCGCGGTCGAGAACGCCTCCGTGAACGTCACGACCGCCGACGAGAACGCCTCGTACGCCGGAACGGGCGACTACGAGACCGACGCGAACGGCACCGTCGACCTCCCCGCCGCCGAGGAGGACGTGACGGTGAACGTCACCGCCGAGTACGAGAACGAGAGCGTCACCGAGACGGTCGATCTCGAGGCGCCGGACGGCCTCGAACTCGACGTTGAGAACACCGACGGCGAGCCCGTCGTCACGGTCACCGACAACGACACCGCGGTCGAGAACGCCTCGGTCGTCGTCGCGCTCGCCGACGACGCGGACGAGAACGCCTCGTACGCCGGCACGGGCGACTACGAGACCGACGAGAACGGCACCGTCGACCTCCCCGCCGCTGAGGAAGACGTCACCGTCGAGATCACCGCCGAGTACGAGAACGAGACCGTCTCGACGACGGTCGACCTGACGACCGGTGAGGAGGCCGACGAGGAGCAGCCGTTCGGCCTGCAGGTCCGGGAGTTCATCGAGAGCCTCGAGGACCGCGAGGGCGGCATCGGCGCCGCCGTCTCGGACTTCGTGACGGAGAACAACCCGGGTAACGCGCCGGACCATGCGGGCGGCCCCGGCGGCCCGGACGACGCGGACGACGCGGACGACGAGGACGCTGACGCAGAGAACGAGAGCGACGCCCCCGGCAACGCGCCCGACCACGCCGGTCCTAACGGCGACGACGGCGAGCGCGGCCCGCCGGACCACGCCGGTCCTGACGGCGACGACGACGCGGATGATGAGGACGCGGAAGAGGACGACGCAGAAGAGGACGACGCGGAAGAGGACGACGCAGAAGAGGATGACGCGGACGATGAGGACGCGGAAGAAGATGACGCCGAAGAAGATGACGAGGAGGACGAAGATGACGAGGAGGACGAAGATGACGAAGACGACGGCGAGCGCGGCCCGCCGGACCACGCGGGCGGCCCCGGCGGTAACTGACGACGCGGTCCGCCGGTCGGTTCGGTGACGCGAGCGGCGGTCGACGACTGAACCGCTTTTTCTGAGCGTAATCCGGTGTCGGCAGGGTTTAGTGCGCCGTGAGCGAACCGACTGGTATGAGCGAAACCGCGTATTCGCCGGTGTCACAGCACCTCTCGGACCTCGAGATGGCCCGGGAGGAGGGGCGCCGGAAGATGGACTGGGCGCTCCAGCACATGCCAATCTTGAACGCGCTCCGCGAGGAGTTCGTCGACGAGCAGCCGCTCGCCGGCGAGACGATCGCGATGGCGATGCACGTCGAGGCGAAGACGGCGAACCTCGTCGAACTGTTGGCCGAGGGGGGCGCCGAGGTGGCGATCACCGGGTGTAACCCGCTGTCGACCCACGACGACGTGTCGGCCGCGCTCGACACCCACGAGTCGATCACCTCCTACGCGGTCCGGGGCGTCGACGACGACGAGTACTACGACGCGATGCACGCCTGCATCGCCCACGACCCCACCATCACCGTCGACGACGGGATGGACATGGTGAAGCTCGTCCACGAGGAGTACCCCGAGCTGATCGACTCCATCGTCGGCGGCGCCGAGGAGACGACCACGGGCGTCCACCGCCTGCGCGCGATGGACGCCGACGGCGAACTCAACTATCCCGTCTTCGCCGTGAACGACACGCCGATGAAACAGCTGTTCGACAACGTCCACGGCACGGGCGAGTCGTCGCTCGCGACCATCGCGATGACGACGAACCTCTCGTGGGCCGGCAAGAACGTCGTCGTCGGCGGCTACGGCCAGTGCGGGAAGGGCGTCGCCAAGAAGGCCTCGGGCCAGAACGCGAACGTCATCGTCTGCGAGGTCGACCCGCGCAAGGCCCTCGAGGCCCACATGGAGGGGTACGAGGTGCTCCCGATGGCCGAGGCCGCGGAGAAGGGCGACGTGTTCATCACGACGACGGGCAACCGCGACGTGATCACTCGCGAACACTTCGAGCGGATGCAGGACGGCGTCCTCCTCGCCAACGCCGGCCACTTCGACGTCGAGGTGAACCTGGAGGAGTTAGACGACCTCGCCGTGGACCGCTACGAGGTCCGCGACGGCGTCGAGGGGTTCGAGATGGACGACGGCCGCGTCCTGAACGTGCTCGCCGAGGGCCGGCTCGTCAACCTCGCCGCGCCCATCTCGCTTGGACACCCGGTCGAGGTGATGGACCAGAGCTTCGGCGTCCAGGCCGTCGTCGTCCGCGAGCTCGCGGAGCGCGGCGACGACTACGGGCCGGGCGTTCACGACGTCCCCGACGAGCTCGACCGCGAGGTCGCCGAGATCAAGCTGGCCGCCGAGGGCGTCGACCACGACGACCTCACCGACGAGCAGCGCGAGTACATGGGGAGCTGGGAGCACGGGACGTAACGCGGCGGCGTTTATAATCAGATGGTGCGATGGCGCGCGCCTGCGAGCGGTCGCCCCCGCGACCGCGAGCAGCGCGTGCGAGGGAGTCGGGTGCCCGGAGCGAAGCGGAGGGCGGCCGACGAGGCTGGGGAGGCGTGAGGCTGCGGTGCCGTGCGGTCGGGGGAGGACTCAAAGGGGCAGTCGGCGAGGCGGGCGCAGGGGACGCAAGGACCGCAAGGAGGGAGCGATAGCGACCGACTGAGGACCGCAGCGAGCGTGCGCCCGCCTCGCCGACTGGGGCTTTGGCGGAGTTCACCGAATCGTTGGCAGCAACAATTTATAAACGATCGACAGAGAGGCCGATTTCGTACAGCCTACCACCGTCAACAATAGCGATGGATACCCGACCACATACATCGACCTCTTCCTCGCGCCCTTTTTGGGCAACAACCCCCTACACGTATCAGTGACAGTCACGAGCGTCCACGACCCGA is drawn from Halorubrum sp. CBA1229 and contains these coding sequences:
- a CDS encoding PHP domain-containing protein, which gives rise to MTADVHAHTSYSDGSGIPLMVDAAEAAGLDAVGFADHCSLSEAWRDERLLWNRNFDRTHERRREALALAADRTDLTLYDAVEMDYEPGLEPAIEAFLDDADFDYALGSVHYVAGKQVFPFESFADASDAERRAFVDDYYDAVVSLVESELFDVLAHVDLVENHPALRGLTTDAHRERVAAACADSRTVPEINAGRAGDRGEFDLFHPTEPFLEAFRERGVRFVVGTDSHDPEDFGDRAPRLERYLAEAGIEPLPVEAVLGDSDGGFPPAAESGPSEAP
- a CDS encoding amidohydrolase — encoded protein: MNTLRVTGGRVLRPDGAVTESDVTVDRDGGTVLAVGDETGGVADENVPSSADETLDAEGSLVIPGLVNAHTHVAMTLLRGYADDKPLDAWLREDIWPAEAELTPDDIEAGAALGALEMIRSGTTAFADMYFAMDRVADVVDRAGLRARLGHGVVTVGKEEADARADVEESLAVARELDGAADGRIRTAFMPHSLTTVGEELLREGVAEARAAGVPVHLHANETTDEVDPIVDERGERPIAYAADIDALGPDDFFAHGVHLDDDEIDRLADAGTAVVHCPASNMKLASGMAPVQRLREAGVTVALGTDGAASNNDLDVFDEMRDAAMLGKLAADDAAAVPAEAVVEMATAAGADALGLPGGRIEPGAAADLAVVDLDAPHLTPVHDPVSHLAYAARGSDVRHTVCDGEVLMRDREVLTLDADAVQERAAEAAAALVARVDGGDGL
- a CDS encoding DNA primase, with product MKGRTTAVLLVAVVALGAMAGVAAADGHLNVSVETDDAEPTVNVTDENGTAVENATVVVSVVDAENESYAGAGEYETDANGTVDLPAPEEDVTVEVTVASGNDTASTTVDLEAPDGLELGVENTDGEPVVTVTDNDTAVENASVNVTTADENASYAGTGDYETDANGTVDLPAAEEDVTVNVTAEYENESVTETVDLEAPDGLELDVENTDGEPVVTVTDNDTAVENASVVVALADDADENASYAGTGDYETDENGTVDLPAAEEDVTVEITAEYENETVSTTVDLTTGEEADEEQPFGLQVREFIESLEDREGGIGAAVSDFVTENNPGNAPDHAGGPGGPDDADDADDEDADAENESDAPGNAPDHAGPNGDDGERGPPDHAGPDGDDDADDEDAEEDDAEEDDAEEDDAEEDDADDEDAEEDDAEEDDEEDEDDEEDEDDEDDGERGPPDHAGGPGGN
- a CDS encoding adenosylhomocysteinase; this translates as MSETAYSPVSQHLSDLEMAREEGRRKMDWALQHMPILNALREEFVDEQPLAGETIAMAMHVEAKTANLVELLAEGGAEVAITGCNPLSTHDDVSAALDTHESITSYAVRGVDDDEYYDAMHACIAHDPTITVDDGMDMVKLVHEEYPELIDSIVGGAEETTTGVHRLRAMDADGELNYPVFAVNDTPMKQLFDNVHGTGESSLATIAMTTNLSWAGKNVVVGGYGQCGKGVAKKASGQNANVIVCEVDPRKALEAHMEGYEVLPMAEAAEKGDVFITTTGNRDVITREHFERMQDGVLLANAGHFDVEVNLEELDDLAVDRYEVRDGVEGFEMDDGRVLNVLAEGRLVNLAAPISLGHPVEVMDQSFGVQAVVVRELAERGDDYGPGVHDVPDELDREVAEIKLAAEGVDHDDLTDEQREYMGSWEHGT